TAAGTACAATATTACTATAATTGATATTAGAGAATTTTCATATTCTAATGCATTCACTAGTTTCTTGGTGTATAGCTTTGGATTTGCAAGTTATATCTCATCTTATGCTCAATTACATGATTGCACATAAAACTAATTAACCGAGGTTTTAATTAGGTCcttgtaatttatttttgaGAACAAGATTGTAGTACGAGAATGAGAGGATTAATCTTAAGAAACGTATGATGTTAtcaaaatttacaatttaattAATGaactttttgttcatttttcatTGTAGTATGAAAGATACTATATGTAAATTAAGAGGAGAAGAAATCAGGTGAATGTGGAGCATGTTTTACAATAGATGGTCAGACAATTCAGATTTTGGTctattttattgagtaaatcttatatatactgacgGTGTACATACTATCACGGTTGAATATATgatacatatacaaaatttgagtttcaaattcaaattcgaatgAAAGTATATATAGTGTcagtgtatagaagattaatccttTAAATTATTATAGAAACTTCTCAGTTTAGTCACATGGCTTTTGTTACTCGAACTAGAGAACCTTGTGGTACCTTAGCCTATAATAGTTTTCCTCAAAAGTCTTGTTGTATTTATCATGTTCTCCTATATAACTTATGCTATGTTATTATATCTATCCACTTGCTATCAAAATTGCTCTCAGTTTCTTCTTTCCTATTGCACCTCCTTGTGTCAAGAAAAAAGATATCATCTCATTTTGTAGAAGTTTGATGTTTAGCATACCAttttaacatcaaattttaattaCAGTCTATCAAAATCTCACTATATATAACCATATGATGAAAAAACATGAATTTCTCATAATCATAGTTACATTATCAATTGATCATGTATTTATACCTTTCATCTCAGCGATTTTGGTAATCATCAATTATGACTATATGATGCTTGTAATTCCCTTTATGTCTAATTTTTCCAAAAGAGCATTGCCTGATGTTTCTTGTAGACCATTGCGTACATTAAAATAAGCAGCACCGTGTAACAATTAGCATAAGATTTAGATtagtttcttttaaaaaaaattaatttcaagTTCAATTCCAAGAATTGAGCAATCTACTTTGCACTACAATCTCATTATTAAGGTTTATCCAAATGATAGGCACCTCATTCCCACACATTATGCGGACTTAATGTCCACATTAAAGCACATTAAAGCACAACTATACCAATCCCAAACTCACCATTAAATATGTCAGACAAAAAACAACTCTTCCAAAGTTGCTCTTAAAATGCACATCTACAGTGAAATGTTCTAAATTTACGCAAAAAAACAATCCAAAGCACTCAATTGCTTAAAGGGCTTGCActaatacaaaatttgaaatgaagttgattttttgaaatttgttaaaaaaatttgaaaacatgttttttgttttttatgcaTCGAAAAGCTAGAAGTTGTTTACAGTAGCCATCAAAATAAAACCATATTAATTTCAATAGAAATGGATTTATTTAGTCTagctttcttgtttttggataaATATTCATTGAACAAACAAGAAGAATCAGTTAAATTGTATGGAAGTTTAGGTTAGTAGTGTGTAAAGAAGCAATAGAAAGTTGATTTAGTTTGAAGAAGTGTAAATATGACACCtcctaaaagaaaaagaagaagctcAAGATTGGGAAGGCACTGggttaaataaaaaatgaagcagtaaaaaaaagtcaaaacacaaCCAAACCATTGGTGGTGGCAGTTTCACTCGCCTTTTAGAAAGACGAGCGAAAGTAACTTGTAAGCTACTCTCACTCGGTGTTCTCGCTATGGGAACCATTAGGTCACGCTTACGATTTCAAGCATGCTTAATTAAACTAACATGCTAAGGAAAATATTACATGATTTAAAAGGACTAGTGTTTATTTTCTATGAAAGAAGTACTAATAAATAGTTGTTTCTGTGCTCGTCGAAGCACCTTTTTTTGGGGATCAAAATTAAATGCATGAAAACTATTTACAGTTATGAAGATTCTTTCCATCTATTGATATTTCTTTActtttagtttcaaaatttcttgTTACTAAACATGCAATCAAAGCAACCTCTATATCGAAGGGTGCTAAGTAGGGTTATATACCAACTGATCGCTTAACGAACAATTTGACCTTGATCCAAGTTTGACTTTTAACAGGCTCAAGCTCGAATTCGAATAAGTATTGTACATATTTGGCTCATCAAGTCTCCGTTAGGcttgagtaatttttttttatgctttttatttaatatatctCTCATATAAGATTAtacatttattattttattattcagAAATTTCGTATGctataaaataatattaaaacttaaaaattagaaacaaatTTGAGCTTGAGTGGCTATCAAGTAGTAAACTGAATTGGACTCAAGGTTGATAAGAAGGTTGGGTTAGGTGGTAAGGTGGAAAGAATTGTAAGTAGGAGGTTTTGGATTCAAGCCTTcccacttacaaaaaaaaaaaaaaaaaaaatcaaggtttGAAGTTTTTTAATCTTGTATAGGGTCAAGCACGAATTCGATCTTGATCTCAAAATTTTGAATCGAGGCTAATTGTTTAAAAATTCAATTGGATTCGACTAGTTAAACAAACAAATAATGTTCAAACTTGATCGGATATTAAAACAAACTATAAATGTACTCGAATTCGACTGGTTAATCTGTAGAGATATTAgagttcaaatttaaatttagctTGTTTAGttattcgagctcgagctcgaatctgagtttgaaaatgattgaaatacattgtttaaaaataatccttaaatttgaataaattaattacattgttttattttagaaaaataaataatactaattttatgtaaattattttttagaaaaataaaagatatatatattcttatatttaataatatatataaggTATTTATGCTTGTGTTTACTTATTCTTATAACTAAACATGTATTCATGAACCTATTCGAGCAATTCGTGAACAGATTCGTATTTAACTTGATTACTAAATAAGTCTAATCTTGTATTCAAGGTCGATCGTTATTGTATAATCGGACTTTTTTTCAAACTTGAACAAGCCAAACACAAACCTATTTTGACTAGTGGGTTTATTAAAATCTCTACTCAGCTAGTGCTGCTCACATATTTGTTTGAAAGACCAGCGAGGCATTTTGAGAAGGTAAAATGTAAGCTAccctttccttcttctttcACTATGGGAACCATTTACCtacttttattgttttttttttaaaagtaataaTTATTTAAGAGTTGTTCTTTGCCTATTTAAAACTCCCTGTCTGGCTTTAGAAAACAATTGGAAAACAATTATCAAACTTTGATAGTTAAAGATCCTATGAGAACCATTTGGCCGGGCAAATAATCatacactctttttttttttccccctttctcTGCAAAGGGTGAAATTTTGGGAGCTATGATTTATCTCACTCTGTTGAACTAGTGAAGCTGGGTCAAAGACTTTTTttcacaaaagaagaaaaaaaggagatAATGGTGTATCCCTCTGAAAAATTAGCTGTCAATGAGAGCTTTGGTTTATTACTTTTGGCCAACTACTTCAGATTTCTGATGCTTCAGTTATTCAATGTTGTTATGTTTTTGGAAGTGTAAGTGTGCTATTCTAGgtctcttttcatttttttttttttgcttctgaATAAAATAGTCTGTTTGAAGCTAGAACTTATTTTGATTACCGCCTGTATGATTTCAGTCAATTTTAAGTTGAATAAGTCATTTTACAATTATAAGCTTCTAAGAAATTATTTAAATTAGCCCAACTATTGCATTTGTTGGCAACgttcttcctttttttataattaaaaatatgatCTGCAATTTCATCTAGAAGTTTTGATGATGTTACGGCTGTGGAAGACCTTTTCTCACAGTCATGACTGGCAATAGTTGGGAAATTTATTGCTGTGACATTAACTTATTTGTGTATGCAGTGCCTTTCTTTAAATAGGTAAACTTGTTATGTTGGTAGATTTGTAAATTGGTACTTTTGGTATTATGACATTTCATATTGATGGTGCATTTTGTTGAATCACATTTCTCGGTAAGCTTTGGATTTTGTTGGTTAAGGTGCAATTAGGGTGGAAAGTCGATATTGAACATCTTAACTTCTTGGCCGAGTAAGCTAGCTTTTTGTTATAGatatctttcatttttttttccttggtcGAGACTATAAGTTGCATTATATTATTGAAAAAACTATACATGATATGAGCAAAGGCCTAAGTAGACATTCAATTCAGGCAAATTAGCCCAAAGGAACAGGATCAACCAATTCCAAGTCATAGAAAATGCTTAGAGCAAAATTGCTCAGATTTATACAAATATCATTCCTATCATTGTTAGGTGAACCTGAAGGGCATAAGGAGCTCATTGATTCGATATGTTCAACAACTGTAGCTATCCTGATTTCTTTATTAATTTGCATCCCAATTTGATCAATAAGGTGCTTTTTGTTGATCTCAATATGTATTTTCCTCCATCCCTTCTTAGCTATATCTTTGATAATTGCTAACTTTACTGCTTCAGCCTTATCTTGGATTTCTGTTAATCCGGAGAATTATTTCGTCTCTGAGGCTTCTGTTTTCACCAATGATGATAAGTATTCTTCCTCTTCATACAATTATGAGGTGCATGGATACAATGGCCATGATCATGGTTACTATCACAAACCACCTTTCTCAACAGTGATCGATGATAAGGGACCAGTGACATGTTTTTAGCCAGGAAAATGCTCATGGTTGTTCTATAATGTGACAGGAGATTGGAGTGGCAAGAGGCGAGAGCTGTGCGGAACAGGGTTCAAAGTCACGGTCGTAGTTGCAGTCGCGGCCCAAACCGTTTCATATCGGTTTCGATATATCGGTCACGGTTTTGGCGAgatgcaaatttttgaaatatttaatattctaaaaattataaaaatatgataaacaaaaataattaaaaaattagtaaaaataataaaaattcgagtTGACTCGGGATGACTCGGCAGTTTCAACCCTTTACAGTAACGTTTCGACTAGTCAAGTATCTCGGAATTTCGATATCGTATCAGGAGGATCCGAAACGATAAACGACTCGGCCGGgtcgagtctttgaaccatggtGCCGAATGAATTCCTGCAGTTTAGTAGCTTTTTACATCTCAAAATGCATTGAATGTATAGTCAGAGGAAAGGGAGAATGCGGGATTGAGTTAGATACAGTTGGATATGGCACTATAATTGTTGTATTTTGTTCACAACTTGATGTATGCTTACAGATACAGTTGTATTGATGCGTGGACTTGGtgtatataaataaaatttatgagtatagtaaaattatataaGAGTAGACCATATTATATGAGAAGTGCAGCAACTGGATAATTACAGCAGACGTCTAACCGCACCTATCCTCGATTCGCAGTTAGTGGAGTGTTGTAACCATCGTTGCCTCGCTAGCAACCTTAGTATGGTGATGAATATTCTATACTGACTCGGGCCACTTTTGGACTGGGGCAGACTCACAGGTTCCATTTCGTGCCATTTGgaggtaaattagtaatttacCCCCAAGTTACACCACATTctacttgaattttttttttcttctagcAAAGGAGAGGAGGGATTTATGAACcggaaaaaggaaggaaaattaaAACCCAAAACTTCTAAGTCTTGAAGCACCAAACTATACTTGATTTTTATACCAGATGATAGCAAATAAACTGTACCTAATTTATACCTAAATTCAAATTGTTAACACTCAAATCCAATTTATTTGCACTAATCTCTAACTTTTGGATACCTAAAATGATTTATACCGAAATTCTTCTGATTTATACTAGGGACAAACTTATGTGAAATTGTACAAAACACAACCTGGGAGGCCTTAGATCCTTTGGACCGTCTTGTGATACTATAGGCTCCACACATTGTGTCATACTGTCTGCAATGTTTTCAAatccggaccggaccggccggtttgACCGGTTCGACCGAGAACCGGCCATGTGTCCGGTCCGGTCCATAGCTTATGTTGACTTAGATAAAAATTCGGTCAAACTCGTAAAAACCCGTTCAAACCTTCAAAACCGGATCGGACCGTGAACCGcggttttccaatttttgagtcaaaattgacaaaattttcaattttgaccaGACCCTAATCTTCACTTCACTTCAGACTTCCTCTTCGCCGCAGTTCGCACTTCGCTTCGCGGCTTCAGTCGTCCTGGGTTCCTCTCTGGCTCTCTCTGCAATTGCCGAAAATTGCCTTGCCTGCCGTTTCTATTTCCTTCTCCAAACTCCAATTTGATCCATAGCAATCAGCAAAAAGGAAGCATCGAGGTCCAAAGCTTGCAGTTTATATTGCAGTATCAGCAATATGCAGTATCAGCAGTATGACGATGAGGAGGACTGGGTGTTGTTTGGCTGCGGCTGAGAATCCAGTCGGTGGCCTTGACGATGTCGCCGCCGGCGGCCTTTAGAGCTTTAGGCTTCAGCAGCCAGAGAGTTGGGGAACCCCATGCTCACCAGTTGCTTCATCCTTACGTGCATCTTTTCTCCCTTCCTCTGGCGCCAACTCTCATCAAGGAATTGGAATTTGGCACTTTCCGGAAAGCTGAAATATCAATAGCCGACCCCACTTTTTAACTTTCCCATCTTGCTTCATCTTACGTTGGTCACATTCAAAAAAGTTGCCCTTCTTCTTCATGTTATTACACTAGTCACCCATAGTCACCATAAGGGTTAATTCTAATTAAACCCCCCACCCCCTCAAAAAATGTTTCTTTTTCACATGAATGTCTAATTGAATCAATTCACCTCTTGTGCTATTATAAAGTTTTCAATCAGGTACAATTGGTTGGATAGCCCAATTTCAGCTTGAGTTTGGCATGTGCATTACATatatactaatacatttatactgaATTACCAATTACACTTTtactaattatacatttattctATTTAGCCCAAGTAGGCACCGACGAGGGGGGAATGTTTGGGCAACGGGATGAGGGACTCCACCCCCCCCCCCGGTTGCCATTCCTAGTGGTGATGGAGATggggttttttttattttttttctcaatacaccaaatttTCCCTGTTGCAATTGCAGTAAATTCTAAAACAATTACAGTATTGTGGTTTAGTATTTATATCTTATTCTATGCATaggtgtgtgtgtctatatatatatatatatatatatttatttatttattgaaccccggttgaaccggtccgaccggttgaacctcgaccctttcacctCACCGGTTCGATTGACGGTTCGGGTTTGAAAACATTGACTGTCTGTGATAGCTAGACACTTCAAGCATGTTTTGGTGTTTTGTTGTTTGGGTTTCTGAGGATGTTCACCTCGGCCATCCCGAGTGGCCGAGGTGAACTCACCTCGTCCCTCATCGGAGCTCATCCGTGTCCCGGGCATCATCCCTGAGCTCGGCCTCGGCCGTTTCCCTAGCCTATTGTGTAGCTGACCTCGGCACCCCCACCTCAgctgcacgctgatgatgtcaaACCATCTGACATCACCCAGAAccagtgctttatctgaaaagcactggagGCACTTAATGGCACCTGCACAATACTCCCCGTCATCATGCTCAGGCagctacagtgtcagagtcagacCTCCTGACACGGGACAGAGCCGTAATGACCAGAGGGTGGGTCCCACCAGCATAAGCCCTCCGCTCTGTCCTCTACTCTACTCTTCTATAAATACCTCACTcacactcccaacaagtaagcCTACACTGTTCATTAACTCATATTCTCATTattctcgttctcatactaacttgatcgtcggagtgatcccaggggagaagccccgccattCACTTCGGACAAGGAGGTTGACTTCGGACACAGGAGTTCACCTCACTTCATCTCAGAGAGGACTGATTTAGGTCGGCCCATTtacccaccaaaaatcacctcttcaattggcgccgtctgtgggaacgagaCTACTATTACTAAAATGAGATCCACGCGCTCCAGAAGTGGTCGAGTTCCCTCAACTGGGGCTGGGCAGACCTCGGGAGCCCAGCAAGATCGCATTTCTGAAGAGCAAGGGTCCCCGAGGACCCAGCCTAACAACGAGGAGGCCATCGCCAAGATGGCCGAGTTCGTATCACACAACCCTACCATTTTTGAGGAGCTAGGAAGGTACCTCAAAAGACAGGGGAAAGAAAAGGCCGAGTCCTCCAAGAGGAGGCCGACGAAGTCCCCTGAGGTACCTTCGGGTGAAGACTCAGATGAGGGGCGACTCTCTCGGAGTACCTCCAGGCGCGCCTCCTCCAAGGCGACGTCTAAACTTGCCTCCATCTCCCGGGCGTTTTCTCGGGGACTGTTGGGGAAACGAGCTGAGGACCCACCTCGGCGCCCCGGGGGCCTAACTTCTGACTACATGAGGGCTCCGCCCTTTACTGATGACATCAATGGGGAGATGGTACCCCCGAACTTCAAGCTTCCAAATTTGCCCACCTATGACGGCCGAGGTGACCCCGAGAATCACCTCCGCGCCTTCATCTCTGCATTCCGACTCTACTGCGTCCCCGACGCTGTGATCTGCCGAGCTTTCCCCATCTTCCTACATGGAACTGCCCGGAAGTGGTTCTGGAGTCTGGAACCAGGGAGCATTTCCTCTCTGGACGAGCTGATAGACCGGTTCATCCACCGCTTTGTATCATCCCGACCAATCACCAAGACTTCAGCTTACCTCTTGAACCTGCAACAGGGTCAGGGCGAGTCCCTTCGCTCGTATGCTCAAAGGTTCAATGATGAGAATGTGCAGATACCTGATCAGAACGAGCAGGTAACCCTCGCCGCCTTCACCAATGTGTTGGTGGCAGGGACTTTTAATACCGAAATCCATCGGGATTACCCCCGTACACTTCGGGAACTCTGGGACAGAGTGGACCAGGGAATCCGAAGTGAGGATGTAAACCGCATGAAGCGAGAGGCCCAAGCCTCTCGTACGGGGCAAAATCCCCGGAGGAGAGACACCAGCCGAGGTGAACCCGGCCCAAGTGGCACTTCAAACCAACTCCGAGACCGCCGGAGTGTCTTTGATCGAATAGTGAAAGGGAGATCGTCCACCTCGGACGCCGAGCTGACCCCGCTCAATTCTAGTCGGTCTCACGTCTTGGCGGTGATGAGGCAAAATCACCTCGGCCGAACACCTCCTGAAATCCCTTGGAGGAGAGATAAGAGGAACTCCAACCTCTACTGCGCCTACCACCGAGACGTTGGGCACGAGACTGAAGATTGCAACGATCTGAAACGAGAGATCGAAAACCTGATCCGACAAGGATACCTGAAGCAGTTCATCCGCAAAGACGGAAGCTTCAACCGAAGTGCCTCCCACCGGGAGAGCCGAGGTCCTCGCCGAGAGGACAGGCGGGACACCAAGCTTAATTGCCGAGATCCTGAGAACCACAAGGGGGATCAGATGCCTCCACGTGACGGATCACCAGGCTACGGCCCAAACATAGCCGGGGTGATCAACACCATCTCAGGTGGGCCCACGGGAGGAGACAGCCAGAACTCCCGAAAGCGGACCTACCGCCAAGCCGGCATGGATGTggccgagccgagctcgagaCTGTCCGAGGTGATAACCTATGGTCCCCGTGACCCTGTCCCCGCCGCCTCCAGCAATCACGAGACCCTAGTGATTGAGGTCCTCACAAATAACTATATAGTCAAAAAGGTCTACGTTGACCCCGGAAGCTCGGTAGACGTCATGTACTACCGAACTTTCGAGAGTTTGAAGTTGACCCGGGAGCAACTCACTCCGGTCAGAACTCCCCTTGTCGGCTTCGGGGGACACGTCGTCCACCCGAAGGGCATGGTGAATTTAATGGTGACTATCGGGCGTCATCCCCGTTACCGAACTGTGCCTGTCAGCTTTGCAGTGGTCAAAGCGGACTCTCCTTACAACATGCTGATAGGCCGGCCCACGCTCAATGCCTTGAGAGCCGTATATTCCACCTACCACTTGAGTTTCAAGTTTCCAACACCAGAGGGTGTGGCCGAGGTGAGCAGCGACGTGGGCGCCGCCCGAGAATGCTACCTCGCCACCATCCAAGCTGCAGTCGGACCTCAGCCCCCGCCGAGGTCAGAAGAAAAGAGGCCGGCTGTCCTCTCCATAGACTGCATCGACCCTCAGAAGGCAGGAGAGCCCAATAGGCTTGAGCCTGGGGATGAGGTGGAACTAGTGGTCTTGGATGAAGTGAACTCTGACCAAGTGGTCCAAGTAGGGGTCGGACTCCCCTCACCCCTGAAAGAAGAAATGATCTCCCTGATCAAGGACCACCGGGACATCTTCGCGTGGTCCGCAGATGAAGTAGTCGGAGTGCCACCCGAGCTCATGACTCACCAACTCAACGTTAACCCACAGGCCCGACCTGTGCGGCAGAAGCGAAGGCACTTCGGCCCCGAACGTAGCAAGGCCATCTCGGATGAAGTCGACAAGCTCTTGCCGGCTAAAATGATCCACGAGATCCAATATCCCACCTGGCTGTCCAACCCAGTTATGGTTAAAAAGGACACCGGTGGATGGAGAATGTGTGTAGACTTCACCGACCTCAACAAGGCCTGCCCCAAAGATTGCTATCCCCTGCCAAGGATAGACGCCCTCGTCGACTCGGCGATGGGGTATGAAGTCCTCTGTTTCCTAAATGCCTTCAAAGGGTATCATCAAATAGGAATGAATGAAGAGGACCAAGAGAAAACGGCGTTCTACACCGACCAAGGTACTTATTGTTACACTACTATGCCCTTCGGGCTAAAGAACGCCGGGGCGACCTACCAAAAGCTGATCAACCGACTCTTCAAGAATCAGATCGACCGCAATGTGGAGGCCTACGTGGACGACATCCTCGTCAAAAGTCTCGCCACTTCATCCTTCCTGTCAGACTTGAGGAAAGTCTTCGGGGTCCTGCGAGACTCGAGGATGAAGCTGAATCCCAAGAAGTGCGTCTTCGG
The Coffea arabica cultivar ET-39 chromosome 6c, Coffea Arabica ET-39 HiFi, whole genome shotgun sequence genome window above contains:
- the LOC140008684 gene encoding uncharacterized protein, giving the protein MRSTRSRSGRVPSTGAGQTSGAQQDRISEEQGSPRTQPNNEEAIAKMAEFVSHNPTIFEELGRYLKRQGKEKAESSKRRPTKSPEVPSGEDSDEGRLSRSTSRRASSKATSKLASISRAFSRGLLGKRAEDPPRRPGGLTSDYMRAPPFTDDINGEMVPPNFKLPNLPTYDGRGDPENHLRAFISAFRLYCVPDAVICRAFPIFLHGTARKWFWSLEPGSISSLDELIDRFIHRFVSSRPITKTSAYLLNLQQGQGESLRSYAQRFNDENVQIPDQNEQVTLAAFTNVLVAGTFNTEIHRDYPRTLRELWDRVDQGIRSEDVNRMKREAQASRTGQNPRRRDTSRGEPGPSGTSNQLRDRRSVFDRIVKGRSSTSDAELTPLNSSRSHVLAVMRQNHLGRTPPEIPWRRDKRNSNLYCAYHRDVGHETEDCNDLKREIENLIRQGYLKQFIRKDGSFNRSASHRESRGPRREDRRDTKLNCRDPENHKGDQMPPRDGSPGYGPNIAGVINTISGGPTGGDSQNSRKRTYRQAGMDVAEPSSRLSEVITYGPRDPVPAASSNHETLVIEVLTNNYIVKKVYVDPGSSVDVMYYRTFESLKLTREQLTPVRTPLVGFGGHVVHPKGMVNLMVTIGRHPRYRTVPVSFAVVKADSPYNMLIGRPTLNALRAVYSTYHLSFKFPTPEGVAEVSSDVGAARECYLATIQAAVGPQPPPRSEEKRPAVLSIDCIDPQKAGEPNRLEPGDEVELVVLDEVNSDQVVQVGVGLPSPLKEEMISLIKDHRDIFAWSADEVVGVPPELMTHQLNVNPQARPVRQKRRHFGPERSKAISDEVDKLLPAKMIHEIQYPTWLSNPVMVKKDTGGWRMCVDFTDLNKACPKDCYPLPRIDALVDSAMGYEVLCFLNAFKGYHQIGMNEEDQEKTAFYTDQGTYCYTTMPFGLKNAGATYQKLINRLFKNQIDRNVEAYVDDILVKSLATSSFLSDLRKVFGVLRDSRMKLNPKKCVFGVTSGKFLGYLVSHRGIEANPDKIKAIQDMSPPPNIREVQRLNGRLAALNRFLSQSAEKALPFFKVLKKADQFAWTEECQAAFDQLKQYLHHLLTLASPRPEEKLYLYLSAADEAVSAVLIRDEGTQVPVYYVSRALRGPETRYTQVEKLVLGLVHAARRLKPYFLAHPISVRTDQPIRQILVRPETSGRLTKWAVELGEYDLSYEPRTAIKAQALADFLAELTFTEGPESTSALAEVSTSFLWTLYVDGSSNGDGCGAGLLLEGPQGEVCSYALRFDFPATNNEAEYEALIAGLQLARKLGAQQIHVRSDSQLVVRQVLGEYEAKDETMQRYLSKVHQLTAYFKSFEIQKIPRSQNKRADALSWLASTSFSDLNKTVLVEVLSEPGYVEEMACPVHSEDIWMTPFILFLSQGTLPEDRAEARRIQRKAARYALRDGELYKRSYLGPWLRCVTPEAGRHVLHEIHEGLCGAHVGHRMLAKKTMLLGYFWPSLRQDSQDLVLGCPSCQVHAPEHHQPSNFMIIISDNGRQFAENPFKTWCENLGIKQHFTSVGHPQANGQAENFNQTLLHGLRTRLHRVGSSWVEEFPSVLWSYRTTPRSATQETPFSLTYGAEAVIPAEILTPNPRLAVYAAEVNDEERLLDLDLVEERRELASARIASYKNTLAHYYNARVRHRRFRPGDLVLKKNSVSRAEPQGKLCPKWEGPYRVVESDPKGYCKLSYRDGSLVPRSWHAENLRLYYA